The following is a genomic window from Acidobacteriota bacterium.
GGTCAAGGTGTCGCTGGCTTTGCCGCTGCTGACACTTTGAAACCCGATGATGCCGGTCAGCTCGCCAGTGACATTGGCCAGAGGACCTCCGGCGCCTCCGATGACGTCCACCGAAATCGTGCAAACTGCTCCCGCCGCAAGCTGGCTTGCGGGAGCCGCGGGACCAAGGCTGATCAGGCCGCTGCCTGCAACTGCGCTCAGTGTGCCTCCGCAGGTCGAGGAGGTATTGGGAGGACCGGCCACCGTCATGCCCAGAGGCAAATTGTCGGTGAAGGACAGATTGAGAACCGGATTGCTGCTGGCGCTGTTGTCGATCGTGAAAGTCAGAGTGCTGCGCGAGCCCAGTGTCACCGTGGAAGGCGAGAAGCTCTTGCTGAAGCCCGGACGGCCGGCATCGACCGTCAATTCGTCGGTTGCCGATCCGCTGTTGCCGGCATCCGAGGTCAGGTCCCCAGAGGTGTTGACGTGTGTCCCGACTGCCGAACTGGTTACGTCGACGAAGACCGCGCAGGAGGAGGAGCCCAGCACCCGCCCGGCGCTGAAATCGATGGTGCTTCCCCCGCCAGGGGCGCTGATCGTACCCAGGCAACTGCTGCTGGCATTGGCCGGCGAGGCGATCACAACCCCGGCCGGGAGGCTGTCAGTGAAGGCCAGATTCCGGACCCCAATGGTACTGGGGTTGCTGATATCGAAGCGTAGGGTGCTGACGCTGCCGGGTCCTATGGTGTTGGGTACAAAGGTCTTGTTAAAGGTCGGCAGCGGATCTTGGCCCAGCAGAGTCGCCGGTATCAGCAGCAAAAGCAACGCAAATAGAGAAAACTTTCCTGTAAAGTGCATCTTCACGAATCGGCCTCCGTCTATCGGAATCTGAGAAGCTTCTCTCGCCAAATCCCAACGAATTTTGAGTTTGAAACGGTTCACCAAGTTCTAAAAAACCTAGTGGAGGGAAAACGTGCCTCAACCGCCCGCAAGGGTACACTAGCTGCGAGGGAAAACGCAACTATAAAATGCAACTCTTGATGACGGGCATGGCGCAGTCTTCTACAAGCACGCCGCCCACGGCATCCTGCTACAATTCGGCCATGCCGCAGCCAGACCAAAGCCTTGAACTTTCTCCCGCCGAATTCGAAGAGATGGGCCACCAGGTCCTGCGCTGCCTCAGCGTCTTTCTCAAGTCTCTGCCCCAACAGCCGGCAGCCGACCTGGAAGGGGCCGATGAGAGAGCGGAGGAGTTCCGCGAGGACCTGCCCGAGGCGGGAACCCCGTTGGACAGCCTCTTGGAAGCCTTCTTCGGCAGAGCCGTTCCCAAGGCCTACAACTGCGCCAGTCCCGGCTATCTGGCCTACGTCCCGGGAGGCGGATTGCCCCATGCCGCCTTGGCGGACCTGATGTCGGACATCACCAACCGCTACGTCAACGTGTGGACGGCGGCTCCCGCCATGGCCCAGATCGAGAGCAGCGTCATCGGCTGGTTTTGCGACATCGTGGGATACCCGCAAGGCGCCGGCGGCTACCTGGCCTCGGGCGGCTCGATGGCCAACTTCTCTGCCCTGGCCGCCGCCCGCAGCGACCGGCTGCCAGAGAATTTCCTGCAGGGAACGCTCTACGCCTCCGATCAGGTCCATCACTGCGTGCACAAGGCCGCCCGCATGGCCGGATTTCCCGCCGACAACCTGAGGGTGGTGCCCAGCCTGCCCGACTTCCGAATCGACACCCGGGCCCTGCAACGCATGATCGAGGAGGACGCGGCGCTGGGCCGAACCCCTTTCCTGGTGGTGGGAAGCGCCGGCACCACCAACACGGGCGCCGTGGACGATTTGCAGGAATTGGCCAGAATCTGCCGCCAGCATTCCCTGTGGCTGCACGTGGACGCCGCCTACGGGGGCTTCTTCATGCTCACCGAGCGGGGCCGCCGCCGAATGAAGGGATTGGCCTTGGCCGACAGCATTGCCCTCGACCCCCACAAGGGTCTCTTCCTGCCCTATGGAACCGGCTGCCTGCTGGCGCGCGACCCCCAAGCTCTGCGAAAGGCTCACAGCGAGCGGGCCAGCTACATGCCGCCCATGCGGGACGACCTCTCGCAGGTCGACTTCTGCGATGTTTCGCCGGAGTTGTCGCGAGGTTTCCGGGGATTGCGAGTCTGGCTTCCACTGAAAATGCACGGCATCGGGCCTTTCCGCAGGAATTTGCAGGAAAAGCTCGATCTGGCCGAGATGGCCGCTCAAGAGCTGGCCACAATGAAAGAAATCGAAGTGGTTGCGCCTCCCCAACTCTCGCTGCTGGCCTTTCGCCTTAAACCTCATCACCTGGAAGACCCCCAACAACTCAATCAACTCAACCGCCAGTTT
Proteins encoded in this region:
- a CDS encoding aminotransferase class I/II-fold pyridoxal phosphate-dependent enzyme, whose protein sequence is MPQPDQSLELSPAEFEEMGHQVLRCLSVFLKSLPQQPAADLEGADERAEEFREDLPEAGTPLDSLLEAFFGRAVPKAYNCASPGYLAYVPGGGLPHAALADLMSDITNRYVNVWTAAPAMAQIESSVIGWFCDIVGYPQGAGGYLASGGSMANFSALAAARSDRLPENFLQGTLYASDQVHHCVHKAARMAGFPADNLRVVPSLPDFRIDTRALQRMIEEDAALGRTPFLVVGSAGTTNTGAVDDLQELARICRQHSLWLHVDAAYGGFFMLTERGRRRMKGLALADSIALDPHKGLFLPYGTGCLLARDPQALRKAHSERASYMPPMRDDLSQVDFCDVSPELSRGFRGLRVWLPLKMHGIGPFRRNLQEKLDLAEMAAQELATMKEIEVVAPPQLSLLAFRLKPHHLEDPQQLNQLNRQFLECINSQSRLVFLTGTTVGRRFLIRICVLCFRTHRETLDIALDDIRKALREVRSRILQS